The Erythrobacter sp. JK5 genome includes a region encoding these proteins:
- the rtcR gene encoding RNA repair transcriptional activator RtcR, giving the protein MKPTTVIGFLGSTLDAAKFGPSRWNKWRPTVSICMQEDLRVDRFVLIHGSYHRRLAEFVMQDIRDVSPETEVVPHVMDFEDAWDFEEVYGKLLDFARDFAFDPDSQDYLIHITTGTHVAQICLFLLTEARYLPGKLLQTQPSRGAPQPIGTWASIDLDLSRYDSIASRFAEASAESTSFLKSGIETRNAAFNRMIEEIEQVAVRSRAPILLMGPTGAGKSQLAHKVYELKKLRHQVEGPFVEVNCATLKGDSAMSALFGHKKGAFTGAVQDRPGLLKSADKGLLFLDEIGELGLDEQAMILRAIEEGRFLPVGADSEAKSEFQLIAGTNRNLMDEVAAGNFREDLFARLNLWTFALPGLAERREDIEPNLDYELERFAEREGTRVTFNKEARDRYLTFAESPSARWQGNFRDLAASVTRMATLCPTGRIDREAVDFETARLARLWSGDKAEMGALTDLLGKDQAQAIDPFDRVQLDYVVKVCRRSASLSDAGRTLFAASREQRTSTNDSDRLRKYLAKFGLDWGAITQ; this is encoded by the coding sequence ATGAAGCCCACTACTGTCATTGGTTTTCTCGGCTCAACACTCGATGCCGCAAAGTTTGGTCCGTCACGCTGGAACAAGTGGCGGCCGACGGTCTCCATCTGCATGCAGGAAGACCTGCGGGTGGATCGGTTTGTGCTGATCCACGGCAGCTATCACCGACGCCTCGCCGAATTCGTCATGCAGGATATTCGGGATGTTTCGCCCGAGACCGAGGTCGTCCCCCACGTCATGGATTTCGAAGACGCATGGGACTTCGAGGAGGTTTATGGAAAGCTGCTCGATTTCGCGCGTGATTTTGCGTTCGATCCGGACTCACAGGATTACCTGATCCACATTACCACCGGCACACATGTGGCACAGATCTGCCTCTTCCTGCTGACCGAGGCGCGCTATCTTCCGGGAAAACTGCTTCAAACGCAGCCTAGCAGGGGAGCGCCGCAACCGATCGGCACCTGGGCCTCGATCGATCTCGACCTTTCCCGTTACGATTCCATCGCCAGTCGCTTCGCTGAGGCGAGCGCGGAAAGCACCAGTTTCCTCAAAAGCGGGATCGAAACCCGCAACGCAGCCTTCAACCGCATGATTGAGGAAATCGAACAGGTTGCTGTCCGCAGCCGCGCGCCGATCCTGCTGATGGGCCCGACCGGCGCAGGCAAAAGCCAGCTCGCGCACAAGGTCTACGAGCTCAAGAAGCTGCGCCACCAGGTCGAAGGGCCATTCGTGGAGGTCAACTGTGCGACGCTGAAGGGCGACAGCGCCATGTCTGCCCTCTTCGGCCACAAGAAGGGTGCCTTCACCGGTGCGGTGCAGGACCGGCCCGGCTTGCTCAAGAGTGCTGACAAGGGCCTTTTGTTCCTCGACGAAATTGGCGAACTGGGGCTTGACGAACAGGCGATGATCCTGCGCGCGATCGAGGAGGGGCGCTTCCTTCCGGTTGGCGCGGATAGCGAGGCAAAGAGCGAATTCCAGCTGATCGCCGGAACCAACCGCAATCTTATGGATGAAGTCGCCGCCGGGAATTTCCGCGAAGACCTGTTCGCACGACTTAACCTATGGACTTTTGCTCTGCCCGGTTTGGCCGAGCGACGCGAAGATATCGAACCCAACCTCGACTACGAACTTGAGCGTTTCGCCGAACGTGAAGGCACGCGTGTTACGTTCAACAAGGAAGCGCGGGATCGGTATCTCACTTTTGCCGAGAGCCCGTCTGCACGATGGCAAGGCAATTTCCGCGACCTAGCCGCCAGCGTAACCCGCATGGCAACACTTTGCCCCACCGGCCGGATCGACCGCGAGGCTGTGGATTTCGAAACCGCCCGCCTCGCACGGCTCTGGTCAGGCGACAAGGCAGAGATGGGCGCGTTGACCGACTTGCTCGGAAAGGATCAGGCTCAGGCGATTGATCCGTTCGACCGAGTGCAACTGGACTATGTGGTGAAGGTGTGCCGACGCTCGGCCAGTCTTTCTGACGCAGGACGCACCCTGTTTGCCGCCTCACGCGAACAGCGCACATCGACCAATGATTCTGATCGCCTGCGGAAATACCTCGCTAAATTTGGGTTGGACTGGGGTGCCATCACCCAATGA
- a CDS encoding MmcB family DNA repair protein yields the protein MVETVSASLDSPAAVTAGDVARGIMRLFARNGIWCLPEMPLKNGRRADLMGVDAKGLIVIVEIKIARGDLLGDCKWPDYLDFCDRFFWGVPPGLDRAPLETEAYQPEDCGVIVADGYDAEILRHAPLSALAPARRKAQLERLARAAMRRHTGLLDPHCAQIPL from the coding sequence ATGGTCGAAACCGTTTCCGCTTCGCTCGATTCGCCCGCTGCAGTGACGGCCGGCGACGTTGCGCGCGGCATCATGCGGCTGTTCGCGCGCAACGGTATCTGGTGCCTGCCCGAAATGCCGCTCAAGAATGGACGACGCGCCGACCTGATGGGGGTCGACGCCAAGGGACTGATCGTGATCGTCGAGATCAAGATTGCGCGCGGCGATCTGCTGGGCGATTGCAAGTGGCCGGACTACCTCGATTTCTGCGACCGGTTCTTCTGGGGCGTTCCGCCCGGTCTCGATCGCGCGCCGCTCGAGACCGAGGCGTATCAGCCGGAAGATTGCGGGGTGATCGTGGCCGACGGCTACGATGCCGAAATCCTGCGCCACGCGCCGCTGTCCGCACTCGCGCCCGCACGGCGCAAGGCGCAGCTCGAACGTCTCGCACGCGCGGCGATGCGGCGACACACCGGGCTGCTCGATCCGCACTGCGCGCAAATCCCGCTGTAA
- a CDS encoding sterol desaturase family protein: MLSPETPILLALLIVSLVTAAMVALRYFLSSGLFAWATKKLRPGLYDGLDVQIGREIRWSLIAALIYGAPAGIVFWGWRHHGWTLMYTDPAAYPLWYLPVSVLVYLFLQDTWFYWTHRAMHTRALFKAMHAVHHQSRPPTAWTAMSFHPLESVTGAIVIPALVFVIPIHLAMIGVVLAVATVMGVTNHMGWEIFPRRIVHSPLGNWLITASHHERHHEEYRCNFGLYFRFWDRVCSTDRGLSRRIVAQTRRAA, encoded by the coding sequence GTGCTCAGCCCGGAAACGCCAATCCTCCTTGCCCTGCTGATCGTCAGCCTCGTCACTGCGGCGATGGTCGCGCTGCGCTATTTCCTGTCGAGCGGGCTGTTCGCCTGGGCGACGAAGAAGCTGCGCCCGGGGCTGTACGACGGCCTCGATGTCCAGATCGGCCGCGAAATCCGCTGGTCGCTGATCGCCGCACTGATTTACGGTGCTCCCGCGGGAATCGTGTTCTGGGGGTGGCGCCATCACGGCTGGACGCTGATGTACACCGACCCGGCGGCCTATCCGCTGTGGTACCTGCCTGTTTCGGTGCTGGTCTATCTGTTCCTGCAGGACACCTGGTTCTACTGGACCCACCGCGCGATGCACACGAGGGCGCTGTTCAAGGCGATGCACGCGGTCCACCACCAGAGCCGCCCGCCGACCGCTTGGACCGCGATGAGCTTCCACCCGCTCGAATCCGTGACCGGGGCGATCGTGATCCCGGCGCTGGTGTTCGTCATCCCGATCCACCTGGCGATGATCGGCGTCGTGCTCGCGGTCGCGACGGTGATGGGGGTGACCAACCACATGGGGTGGGAGATTTTCCCGCGCCGGATCGTTCATTCGCCGTTGGGGAACTGGCTGATAACCGCCAGCCATCACGAACGGCACCATGAGGAATATCGATGCAATTTCGGGCTGTATTTCCGGTTCTGGGATCGCGTGTGCAGCACCGATCGGGGTCTGTCGCGGCGGATCGTCGCACAGACGCGGCGCGCGGCGTGA
- a CDS encoding DUF2141 domain-containing protein, protein MRRLALLAAGAVATSAAPAAANEVVITVTNVRSADGVVRACMTTKESIFPRCIKDADSHRTVVPAGQTVTIRFTGVKPGNYAIALLHDENNNGKADRTLGMIPKEGYGFSRDAKVSMGPPKFGDAVFTHGTDKQRLTIKMRYW, encoded by the coding sequence GTGAGACGTCTTGCGTTGCTCGCGGCCGGTGCCGTTGCCACTTCCGCCGCTCCCGCGGCTGCAAACGAGGTCGTCATCACCGTCACCAATGTCCGTTCTGCCGACGGCGTGGTGCGGGCCTGCATGACCACCAAAGAAAGCATTTTTCCGCGCTGCATCAAGGATGCGGACTCGCACCGCACCGTCGTACCCGCCGGGCAGACCGTCACCATCCGGTTTACCGGGGTGAAGCCCGGCAACTACGCCATCGCGCTGCTTCACGATGAAAACAACAACGGCAAGGCCGACCGCACGCTCGGCATGATCCCGAAGGAAGGCTACGGCTTTTCGCGCGACGCCAAGGTCAGCATGGGTCCGCCCAAGTTCGGCGATGCGGTGTTCACGCACGGTACCGACAAGCAGCGGCTGACGATCAAGATGCGCTACTGGTAG
- a CDS encoding phosphatase domain-containing protein: MLFGRAPLRVQPYFGFRGEERLFLTARALRSREPVFESRNFLSDLRTMVRQYASHEVPGVEIEFEYRQDDGASVTRRVATGPEGFAHFDLAFPAPHTRPEFTRWETATLRWNAVAGEHDAGEAEAYILAPGRKAGLAVISDIDDTIVETGITGNVRVIARNWKRVMAQMPHARELVPGARDFYGVLGGGTAAAIAPPPDLAGGELPVQHRPVFYVSSSPWNLFSYLVAFKRQRDLPIGPVMLRDWGFNRATLGSEGHGSHKREAIDRIIDQYPDLRFVLVGDDTQKDLIAFGGVVADLPGRVAAVFIREISLAAASEAELAARSSIEQAGVPFWMGSDYSDAHDLLAQIGLAEDPAVEDIIRAGEVS; encoded by the coding sequence ATGCTGTTCGGTCGAGCCCCCTTGCGTGTGCAGCCCTATTTCGGGTTTCGAGGCGAGGAGCGGCTGTTCCTGACCGCGCGGGCGCTGCGTTCGCGCGAACCGGTGTTCGAAAGCCGCAATTTCCTGTCCGATTTGCGAACGATGGTGCGCCAGTATGCCTCGCACGAGGTGCCGGGCGTCGAGATCGAGTTCGAGTACCGACAGGACGATGGCGCATCCGTGACCCGGCGCGTTGCGACCGGGCCCGAAGGATTTGCCCACTTCGATCTCGCATTCCCCGCGCCGCACACGCGTCCCGAATTCACTCGGTGGGAAACGGCGACCCTGCGCTGGAACGCGGTCGCGGGCGAGCATGACGCTGGCGAGGCAGAAGCCTACATTCTCGCTCCCGGACGCAAGGCGGGCCTCGCGGTGATCTCGGATATCGACGATACGATCGTCGAAACAGGCATCACCGGCAATGTTCGCGTGATCGCCCGCAACTGGAAGCGGGTGATGGCGCAGATGCCACATGCACGCGAACTGGTTCCGGGCGCGCGGGATTTCTACGGAGTGCTGGGAGGCGGGACAGCCGCCGCCATCGCGCCGCCGCCCGATCTCGCTGGAGGCGAACTGCCGGTGCAGCATCGGCCCGTGTTCTACGTCTCATCGAGCCCCTGGAACCTGTTTTCGTATCTGGTCGCGTTCAAGCGCCAGCGCGACCTGCCGATCGGCCCGGTCATGCTGCGCGATTGGGGCTTCAATCGCGCGACCTTGGGGTCGGAAGGCCACGGGTCGCACAAGCGCGAGGCGATCGACCGGATCATCGACCAATATCCCGATCTGCGCTTCGTGCTGGTGGGCGACGACACGCAGAAGGACCTGATCGCTTTCGGCGGCGTCGTGGCCGACCTTCCCGGCAGGGTCGCGGCGGTGTTCATCCGGGAAATTTCGCTCGCAGCGGCAAGCGAGGCGGAACTGGCAGCGCGATCGTCGATCGAGCAGGCCGGCGTGCCGTTCTGGATGGGAAGCGACTATTCGGACGCGCATGACTTGCTTGCGCAGATCGGTTTGGCAGAGGATCCCGCCGTCGAGGATATCATCCGCGCAGGCGAGGTGTCGTGA
- a CDS encoding alpha/beta hydrolase, whose amino-acid sequence MVWWTFGIIVLLIAGGGAALQFAIARNGPAVLSTVDRLAGGDAGGRMQAAISIGDHPAQKLIVWGPQSRDPSGAPLPVLLFVHGGSWNSGDPADYGFFARAFVPKGFVVVLAGYRKHPDAVYPAMLEDTAVAVAWTRAEIAGYGGDPDRITLVGHSAGAYNVVQVALERQWLGRRGLAADDLAGVVGLAGPYDFYPFDSDSAIASFGDADDPAATQPVNHVRADAPPLLLIHGEKDTLVKPRNTRELAKRIAAAGGRVTTRFYPAMNHNDPLVSLAAPWRSRRDVDDLIAEFALSATRRDETSVPVQAETR is encoded by the coding sequence ATGGTGTGGTGGACCTTCGGTATCATCGTGCTGCTCATCGCCGGCGGCGGCGCCGCGTTGCAGTTTGCCATCGCGCGCAACGGCCCGGCGGTGCTTTCCACGGTCGATCGGCTGGCGGGCGGCGATGCGGGTGGGAGGATGCAGGCCGCCATCTCGATCGGAGACCATCCGGCGCAAAAACTGATCGTGTGGGGCCCGCAATCGCGCGATCCGTCTGGCGCCCCGCTCCCGGTGCTGCTGTTTGTCCATGGCGGCAGCTGGAACTCGGGCGATCCGGCCGATTATGGATTTTTCGCGCGTGCCTTTGTGCCAAAAGGGTTCGTGGTGGTGCTCGCGGGCTATCGCAAGCACCCCGACGCGGTCTATCCGGCGATGCTCGAAGACACGGCGGTTGCCGTCGCCTGGACCCGCGCGGAAATCGCCGGCTATGGCGGCGATCCCGACCGTATCACTCTGGTCGGCCATTCGGCCGGGGCATACAACGTGGTGCAGGTTGCGCTCGAGCGGCAATGGCTCGGGCGGCGCGGCCTTGCGGCAGACGATCTGGCAGGCGTGGTGGGGCTCGCGGGTCCGTACGATTTCTACCCGTTCGACAGCGACAGCGCGATCGCATCGTTCGGGGACGCGGACGACCCCGCAGCGACCCAGCCGGTCAATCACGTGCGCGCCGATGCGCCGCCACTGCTGCTGATCCACGGCGAGAAGGACACGCTGGTCAAACCGCGCAACACCCGCGAGCTGGCGAAGCGGATCGCGGCAGCGGGCGGCAGGGTGACCACCAGGTTCTACCCGGCGATGAACCACAACGACCCGCTGGTTTCGCTCGCTGCACCGTGGCGTTCGCGCCGCGACGTCGACGATCTGATCGCCGAATTCGCCCTCTCGGCGACCAGACGGGACGAAACTTCAGTTCCGGTTCAGGCCGAAACACGTTAG